The following coding sequences lie in one Brevibacterium marinum genomic window:
- the rpoB gene encoding DNA-directed RNA polymerase subunit beta: MADANDNTRTANPPKRISFAKIREPLEVPDLLGLQTDSFDWLIGSETWQDRVAEAIEIGDDSVATTSGLEDIFEEISPIEDFGGSMSLSFREHRFEAAKYSIDECKERDMTYSAPLYVTAEFMNNNTGEIKSQTVFMGDFPLMTDKGTFIVNGTERVVVSQLVRSPGAYFESSVDKTTDKDIFTAKIIPSRGAWLEFEVDKRDQVGVRLDRKRKQSVTVLLKALGWSEAKILEEFGEFESIRETMAKDTVNTQDEALLDIYKKLRPAEPATAEAARNLLNNLYFNPKRYDLAKVGRYKVNRKLGVEAPLSDSVLSTDDVVATIRYLVSLHAGVDTAKGVRDGEDVELSVKLDDIDHFGNRRIRAVGELIENQVRTGLSRMERVVRERMTTQDVEAITPQTLINIRPVVAAIKEFFGTSQLSQFMDQNNPLAGLTHKRRLSALGPGGLSRDRAAMEVRDVHPSHYGRMCPIETPEGPNIGLIGSLASYARINPFGFIETPYRKVVDGVVTDDTQYLTADDELEFNIAQANAPLTEEQRFAEVEVLARPKGGGGEAELVQYDTIDFMDVSARQMVSVASALIPFLEHDDANRALMGANMQRQAVPLVMAESPVVGTGMEYRAAVDAGDVIAADRPGVVTEVSADFVTVLADDGTMQTYRASKFKRSNHGTSYNQRILADEGDRVETGTVLADGPSTENGEMALGKNLLVAFMSWEGYNFEDAIILSQRLVQDDVLSSIHIEEHEVDARDTKLGAEEITRDIPNISPDALADLDDRGIIRIGAEVTDGDILVGKVTPKGETELTPEERLLRAIFGEKSREVRDTSLRVPHGEIGTVIGVRVFDREEDDELSPGVNQMVRVYVAQRRKITIGDKMAGRHGNKGVISTILPVEDMPFLADGTPVDIILNPHGVPRRMNIGQVFEVHLGWISKQGWKIEGNPEWAAELPDAAREAEAGTNLATPVFDGAHEQELRGLLDSTTPNRDGDRLIDSSGKAQLFDGRSGEPFPYPIAVGYMYMLKLHHLVDDKIHARSTGPYSMITQQPLGGKAQFGGQRFGEMEVWALEAYGAAYTLQELLTIKSDDIPGRVKVYEAIVKGDNLPDPGIPESFKVLIKEMQSLCLNVEVLSSDGDEVEMRDSEDEVYRAAEELGIDLSYREAQTVEEV; the protein is encoded by the coding sequence TTGGCCGACGCCAACGATAATACCAGGACCGCTAACCCCCCTAAGAGAATCTCCTTCGCGAAGATTCGCGAGCCGCTCGAGGTTCCCGATCTGCTCGGTCTGCAGACGGACAGCTTCGACTGGCTCATCGGCTCAGAGACGTGGCAGGACCGCGTCGCCGAAGCCATCGAGATCGGAGACGATTCCGTCGCGACCACCTCCGGGCTGGAAGACATCTTCGAAGAGATCTCACCGATCGAGGACTTCGGTGGATCGATGTCGCTGTCGTTCCGGGAGCACCGGTTCGAAGCCGCGAAGTACTCCATCGATGAGTGCAAGGAACGCGACATGACGTACTCGGCGCCACTGTATGTGACCGCCGAATTCATGAACAACAACACCGGCGAGATCAAGAGTCAGACGGTCTTCATGGGCGATTTCCCCCTGATGACCGACAAGGGCACGTTCATCGTCAACGGCACCGAGCGCGTCGTCGTCTCGCAGCTCGTGCGTTCGCCCGGCGCCTACTTCGAATCCAGCGTCGACAAGACCACGGACAAGGACATCTTCACCGCGAAGATCATCCCCTCCCGCGGTGCCTGGCTGGAGTTCGAGGTCGACAAGCGCGACCAGGTCGGCGTGCGACTCGACCGCAAGCGCAAGCAGTCCGTGACCGTTCTGCTCAAGGCCCTCGGCTGGTCCGAGGCCAAGATCCTCGAGGAGTTCGGCGAGTTCGAGTCGATCCGCGAGACCATGGCCAAGGATACGGTCAACACCCAGGACGAGGCGCTGCTCGACATCTACAAGAAGCTGCGCCCGGCAGAGCCCGCGACCGCCGAGGCGGCACGCAACCTGCTCAACAACCTGTACTTCAACCCCAAGCGCTACGACCTGGCCAAGGTCGGGCGCTACAAGGTCAACCGCAAGCTGGGAGTCGAAGCACCGCTGTCCGACTCGGTCCTCTCGACCGATGACGTCGTGGCGACCATCCGCTACCTCGTGTCCCTGCACGCCGGGGTCGACACCGCCAAGGGTGTCCGCGACGGTGAGGACGTCGAGCTCAGCGTCAAGCTCGACGACATCGACCACTTCGGCAACCGCCGCATCCGTGCGGTCGGCGAGCTCATCGAGAACCAGGTCCGCACGGGCCTGTCCCGCATGGAGCGCGTCGTCCGTGAGCGCATGACGACCCAGGACGTCGAAGCGATCACGCCTCAGACCCTGATCAACATCCGCCCCGTGGTGGCTGCGATCAAGGAGTTCTTCGGCACCTCGCAGCTCTCGCAATTCATGGATCAGAACAACCCGCTCGCGGGACTGACACACAAGCGCCGCCTGTCCGCGCTGGGACCCGGTGGTCTCTCGCGTGACCGTGCCGCCATGGAAGTCCGCGACGTCCACCCCTCGCACTACGGACGCATGTGCCCGATCGAGACTCCTGAGGGTCCGAACATCGGCCTCATCGGCTCGCTGGCGTCGTACGCCCGCATCAACCCGTTCGGCTTCATCGAGACGCCTTACCGCAAGGTTGTCGACGGTGTCGTCACCGATGACACCCAGTACCTGACGGCCGACGACGAGCTCGAATTCAACATCGCGCAGGCCAATGCGCCGTTGACGGAAGAGCAGCGCTTCGCCGAGGTGGAAGTCCTCGCACGTCCTAAGGGCGGCGGCGGCGAGGCCGAGCTGGTCCAGTACGACACGATCGACTTCATGGACGTCTCCGCACGTCAGATGGTGTCTGTCGCCTCCGCGCTGATTCCGTTCCTCGAACACGATGACGCCAACCGCGCCCTCATGGGTGCGAACATGCAGCGTCAGGCCGTGCCGCTGGTGATGGCCGAGTCCCCGGTCGTCGGCACCGGCATGGAATACCGTGCCGCAGTCGACGCCGGCGATGTCATCGCCGCCGATCGGCCCGGTGTGGTCACCGAGGTGTCCGCCGACTTCGTCACCGTCCTCGCCGACGACGGCACGATGCAGACCTACCGTGCCTCGAAGTTCAAGCGCTCCAACCACGGAACCTCGTACAACCAGCGCATCCTCGCCGACGAGGGCGATCGCGTCGAGACGGGCACTGTCCTGGCCGACGGACCGTCCACGGAGAACGGTGAGATGGCGCTGGGCAAGAACCTCCTCGTGGCATTCATGTCCTGGGAGGGCTACAACTTCGAGGACGCGATCATCCTCTCCCAGCGTCTCGTCCAGGACGACGTCCTGTCCTCGATCCACATCGAGGAGCACGAGGTCGACGCTCGCGACACCAAACTCGGTGCCGAGGAGATCACGCGCGACATCCCGAACATCTCGCCGGATGCCCTGGCCGACCTCGACGACCGCGGCATCATCCGCATCGGCGCCGAAGTCACCGACGGCGACATCCTCGTCGGCAAGGTCACCCCGAAGGGCGAGACCGAGCTGACTCCGGAGGAGCGCCTGCTTCGCGCGATCTTCGGAGAGAAGTCCCGCGAAGTCCGCGACACCTCTCTACGCGTTCCCCACGGTGAGATCGGAACCGTCATCGGCGTCCGTGTCTTCGACCGTGAGGAGGACGACGAGCTCTCGCCGGGCGTCAACCAGATGGTCCGCGTCTACGTCGCCCAGCGCCGTAAGATCACCATCGGTGACAAGATGGCCGGTCGTCACGGCAACAAGGGCGTCATCTCGACCATCCTGCCCGTTGAGGACATGCCGTTCCTGGCCGACGGAACTCCCGTCGACATCATCCTCAACCCCCACGGTGTTCCCCGTCGTATGAACATCGGCCAGGTCTTCGAAGTCCACCTCGGGTGGATCTCGAAGCAGGGATGGAAGATCGAAGGCAACCCCGAATGGGCCGCAGAGCTGCCGGACGCGGCCCGCGAAGCCGAAGCCGGAACCAATCTGGCGACCCCTGTCTTCGACGGTGCCCACGAGCAGGAGCTGCGCGGACTGCTGGATTCGACGACTCCGAACCGCGATGGGGATCGACTCATCGATTCCTCGGGCAAGGCCCAGCTGTTCGACGGTCGCTCCGGTGAGCCGTTCCCGTACCCGATCGCCGTCGGCTACATGTACATGCTCAAGCTCCACCACCTCGTCGACGACAAGATCCACGCGCGTTCGACAGGACCGTACTCGATGATCACCCAGCAGCCGCTCGGTGGTAAGGCGCAGTTCGGCGGTCAGCGCTTCGGTGAGATGGAAGTCTGGGCCCTCGAGGCCTATGGCGCGGCATACACGCTGCAGGAGCTGCTGACGATCAAGTCGGATGACATTCCCGGCCGTGTGAAGGTCTACGAGGCCATCGTCAAGGGTGATAACCTGCCCGACCCGGGAATCCCCGAGTCGTTCAAGGTCCTCATCAAGGAGATGCAGTCCCTGTGCCTCAACGTCGAAGTTCTGTCTTCGGACGGCGATGAGGTCGAGATGCGCGACTCGGAGGACGAAGTCTACCGGGCGGCTGAAGAGCTCGGCATCGACCTGTCGTACCGCGAAGCTCAGACCGTGGAAGAAGTCTGA
- a CDS encoding MBL fold metallo-hydrolase: MVNVSVLSQNPATVNCGIITGAHRSLIVDSGPGPSTATRLVRRAEQLNLEATGRPHPIDAVTTHDHWDHFFGNGTLAAAGVETFYVSESFARDQEASAWIALDAVLNAPETADIAEELPTDPTALIVATTPIDAGPGSGATIDLGDCRIEFHVLSGHSTADVVVRLVDHGIVFTGDLVEEGDPPQAGSDASLSEWAAGLRMLLSFSEATVFVPGHGVPVDRAFVERQLADIDGMRMNQADAEVALPARVMPGDCDRAIPREEVICPAASKR, encoded by the coding sequence ATGGTCAATGTCAGCGTCCTCAGTCAGAATCCGGCCACAGTCAACTGCGGAATCATCACGGGAGCCCACCGCAGCCTCATCGTCGATTCGGGTCCCGGCCCCAGCACCGCGACCCGGCTGGTCCGCAGGGCCGAACAGCTCAATCTCGAGGCGACCGGTCGTCCCCACCCCATCGATGCCGTCACCACACACGACCATTGGGATCACTTCTTCGGCAACGGCACCTTGGCCGCAGCCGGTGTGGAGACCTTCTACGTCTCCGAGTCGTTCGCCCGGGACCAGGAGGCGAGCGCATGGATCGCCCTCGATGCTGTCCTCAATGCGCCCGAGACCGCCGATATCGCAGAGGAGCTGCCCACCGATCCCACCGCTCTCATCGTCGCGACGACTCCCATCGACGCCGGCCCGGGGTCGGGTGCGACGATCGACCTCGGCGACTGCCGAATCGAATTCCATGTCCTGAGCGGGCACTCGACCGCCGACGTCGTCGTGCGTCTGGTCGACCATGGCATCGTCTTCACCGGTGACCTCGTCGAGGAGGGCGATCCCCCGCAGGCGGGCAGCGATGCCTCGTTGAGCGAATGGGCGGCCGGCCTGCGCATGCTGCTGTCGTTTTCCGAAGCCACAGTGTTCGTACCCGGCCACGGTGTGCCCGTCGACCGCGCCTTCGTCGAGCGTCAGCTTGCCGACATCGATGGTATGCGGATGAATCAGGCCGACGCCGAGGTGGCTCTGCCCGCCCGTGTCATGCCCGGCGACTGCGACCGGGCGATCCCGCGCGAAGAGGTCATCTGTCCCGCCGCTTCAAAGCGGTGA
- the rplL gene encoding 50S ribosomal protein L7/L12: MAKLTPEELIEGFKELTLIELSDFVKQFEEVFDVEAAAPAAAVAAAPAAGAEEPAEEQTEFDVILESAGDKKVPVIKEVRGLTSLGLKEAKDLVDGAPKPVVEGVSQDVAEKAKETLEGAGATVTLK; the protein is encoded by the coding sequence ATCGAAGGTTTCAAAGAGCTCACCCTGATCGAACTCTCGGACTTCGTCAAGCAGTTCGAAGAGGTCTTCGACGTGGAAGCCGCCGCACCGGCTGCCGCCGTTGCCGCTGCCCCTGCCGCCGGCGCAGAAGAGCCTGCTGAAGAGCAGACCGAATTCGACGTCATCCTCGAATCGGCCGGCGATAAGAAGGTTCCCGTCATCAAGGAAGTTCGTGGGCTCACCTCCCTCGGACTGAAGGAAGCCAAGGACCTCGTCGACGGAGCCCCCAAGCCCGTCGTCGAAGGCGTGTCCCAGGACGTCGCCGAAAAGGCCAAGGAAACTCTCGAGGGCGCAGGCGCAACCGTCACCCTCAAGTGA